A genomic segment from Chitinophagaceae bacterium encodes:
- the lepA gene encoding elongation factor 4, with amino-acid sequence MKNIRNFCIIAHIDHGKSTLADRLLQSTNTISERDMQNQVLDDMDLEREKGITIKSHAIQIDYTYKGEKYILNLIDTPGHVDFSYEVSRALAACEGALLLVDATQGIQAQTISNLYLALENNLEIIPVINKIDMDGAMIPEVKDQIFDLIGCKDEEILLASGKSGIGIDEILAAIIERIPAPKGNADAPLQALIFDSVFNSFRGIIVYYRIFNGTLKKGDKIKFFSTGNEYEADEVGILKLGMNPKEEVRCGDVGYIITGIKNAKEIKVGDTITTVENPTEKRIEGFEEVKPMVFAGIFPVVTEDFEELRDCMEKLQLNDASLTFELETSQALGFGFRCGFLGLLHMEIIQERLEREFNQAVITTVPNVSFIAYSSKGERIDVHNPTTLPDPSKTASIEEPFIKAQIISNAEYIGNIMNLCIGKRGTLIHQGYITTTRVELTFEMPLTEIVFDFYDKLKSQTRGYASFDYQPIGFRESDIVKMDILLNGDKVDALSALIHRSRAQDFGRRLCEKLKELVPRQQFQIAIQAAIGAKIIARENISAMRKDVTAKCYGGDISRKRKLLEKQKEGKKRMRQIGNVEVPQEAFLAVLKLDD; translated from the coding sequence ATGAAGAATATCCGGAATTTTTGCATTATTGCCCATATTGACCACGGCAAAAGTACCCTGGCCGACCGCCTCTTGCAATCTACCAATACCATTAGCGAAAGAGATATGCAGAACCAGGTTTTGGATGATATGGACCTGGAAAGGGAAAAAGGCATCACTATTAAAAGCCATGCCATACAAATTGATTATACTTATAAAGGCGAAAAATATATCCTCAACCTTATAGATACACCGGGCCATGTGGATTTTAGTTATGAAGTAAGCCGTGCATTAGCTGCCTGCGAAGGTGCACTTTTGCTGGTAGATGCCACACAAGGTATTCAGGCCCAAACCATCAGCAACCTTTACCTGGCCCTGGAAAACAACCTGGAGATTATTCCCGTAATCAATAAAATTGATATGGACGGCGCCATGATACCCGAAGTAAAAGACCAGATTTTTGATTTAATAGGCTGCAAAGATGAAGAAATTTTGCTGGCAAGTGGAAAAAGCGGTATTGGCATAGATGAAATATTAGCCGCAATAATTGAACGCATACCTGCGCCCAAAGGCAATGCCGATGCACCTTTACAGGCATTGATATTTGATTCGGTGTTCAACAGCTTCAGGGGAATTATTGTGTACTACCGCATTTTTAACGGTACTTTAAAAAAAGGCGATAAAATTAAATTCTTCAGTACGGGCAACGAATATGAAGCCGATGAAGTAGGCATTTTAAAATTGGGCATGAACCCAAAAGAAGAAGTGCGTTGCGGAGATGTAGGCTATATAATTACCGGCATAAAAAATGCCAAAGAAATAAAAGTGGGCGATACCATTACTACAGTAGAAAACCCAACCGAAAAACGCATTGAAGGCTTTGAAGAAGTAAAGCCAATGGTATTTGCCGGTATTTTTCCTGTTGTTACTGAAGATTTTGAAGAGCTGAGGGATTGCATGGAAAAACTGCAACTCAACGATGCCTCATTAACCTTTGAGCTGGAAACCTCACAGGCGCTGGGCTTTGGCTTTCGCTGCGGCTTCCTGGGTTTGTTGCACATGGAAATTATTCAGGAGCGGCTGGAGCGGGAATTTAATCAGGCTGTTATTACCACCGTGCCCAACGTAAGTTTTATTGCCTACAGCAGCAAGGGCGAAAGGATTGATGTACACAACCCAACCACACTGCCCGACCCAAGCAAAACTGCCTCCATAGAAGAACCCTTTATTAAAGCCCAAATTATCAGCAATGCCGAGTACATCGGTAATATTATGAACCTGTGCATTGGCAAAAGGGGAACATTGATTCACCAGGGTTATATAACCACTACAAGGGTAGAGCTAACCTTTGAAATGCCGCTTACCGAAATAGTTTTTGATTTTTACGATAAATTAAAATCCCAAACCCGTGGTTATGCATCCTTCGATTACCAGCCCATTGGCTTTAGAGAAAGCGATATTGTAAAAATGGATATACTTCTCAACGGCGATAAAGTAGATGCACTCAGCGCACTCATACACCGCAGCAGGGCACAGGATTTTGGCCGCAGGCTTTGCGAAAAATTAAAAGAACTGGTGCCCCGCCAGCAATTTCAAATTGCCATACAAGCCGCTATTGGCGCCAAAATTATTGCAAGAGAAAACATAAGCGCCATGCGAAAGGATGTAACTGCAAAATGCTACGGTGGCGACATAAGCCGTAAACGCAAACTCCTCGAAAAACAAAAAGAAGGTAAAAAACGGATGCGGCAGATTGGTAACGTAGAAGTGCCGCAGGAAGCCTTTCTTGCCGTATTGAAGTTGGATGATTAA
- a CDS encoding YajQ family cyclic di-GMP-binding protein, whose protein sequence is MPSFDFSSKVDLQTLDNAINVVSKEITNRFDFKGSHVLIELSKKDFKLSLEAESEMKLNQIIDVLISRSMKQGLAAEIYDFSKEAYVSGKTTKKEVTVRNGIKQEDAKKIVKLIKDSGLKVQAAIMDDIIRVTGKKIDDLQDVIQASKSWNLGIALQQVNMKS, encoded by the coding sequence ATGCCTTCATTTGATTTTTCCAGCAAGGTAGATTTGCAAACTTTAGATAATGCCATTAATGTGGTAAGTAAAGAAATTACCAACCGTTTCGATTTTAAAGGCTCTCATGTGCTAATAGAGCTCAGCAAAAAAGATTTTAAACTCAGCCTCGAAGCCGAAAGCGAAATGAAGCTCAACCAAATAATTGATGTGCTTATTAGCAGGAGCATGAAACAGGGCCTGGCGGCAGAAATTTACGACTTCAGTAAAGAAGCCTATGTGAGCGGAAAAACAACCAAAAAAGAAGTAACCGTACGCAACGGCATAAAACAGGAAGATGCCAAAAAAATTGTAAAGCTCATTAAAGACAGTGGCCTTAAAGTACAGGCAGCAATTATGGATGATATTATAAGGGTTACCGGCAAAAAAATTGACGACCTGCAGGATGTAATACAAGCCAGCAAAAGTTGGAACCTCGGTATAGCGTTGCAGCAGGTGAATATGAAAAGCTGA
- a CDS encoding TonB-dependent receptor, which produces MKKQLLTVAMALLGLCSFAQSGGKISGNIKDGGQQAVIDAASVSLLLASDSLLVKTSITDKEGNFSFENVKEGNYLLMASSIGHTQVYSNSFSISASVPVFSAGTLQLLPYSKKLAEVVVSSKKNFVERKIDKTIINPDAMISNTGASAMEVLEKSPGVTVDKEGNISLKGKQGVMVMLDGKPSYMNAADLANYLRGLSSTVVDQIEIMTNPSAKYDAAGNSGIINIKTKKTRQVGFNGNASASYGQGKYQRSNNSLNLNYRKNKVNIFSSLSGNFRKDYQQLEIYRRYMDDSKATEAIFEQNSYEKKKRQNYFGKIGMDYFAGKNTTLGFVFKSGYNKGNNNPTNLNYLKNPAGIVDSIVSAYGSEKSIWKDNGINLNLRQQIDSLGKELTADLDYIHYNSTKDQVFDNRILNADQTLKSKELLIGDLPSDITIYSAKTDYVHPFKNGLKMEAGLKFSNVKTDNYAGYFNVIGEVKTIDYDKTNRFKYNENIGAAYVNFSRNIKKWGIQAGLRLERSNYSGHQFGNPQKTDSSFAKTYTSAFPTVYLSYDANDKNSFGLSYGRRINRPSYEDLNPFMFFIDKYTYGQGNPFLKPMFSNNFEASHTYNKWLTTTLNYSLTTDMQAEYFEREGLATVIRTQNYGKMHNVNLSFNAQLQPAKWWSTMVYAEGRYQNYIGLFNGYNVNLKAANIAVNMNNQFTINKKWSAELSGFYLNRESEGQIIIKQLGQINIGVQKKVLKDKATLKFAVSDLLKTMNAKGYIDFKGTYASFSQHRDSRIATLTFSYRFGKPIKGLKTRKSGGAADEQNRVKGAN; this is translated from the coding sequence ATGAAAAAACAATTACTCACCGTTGCAATGGCATTACTGGGCCTTTGCAGCTTTGCCCAATCCGGTGGCAAAATTTCCGGAAACATCAAAGATGGAGGCCAGCAAGCCGTTATTGATGCCGCCTCTGTATCGCTTTTACTGGCCAGTGATTCTTTACTGGTTAAAACTTCTATAACTGATAAAGAAGGTAATTTTTCTTTTGAAAATGTAAAAGAGGGCAACTACCTGTTAATGGCAAGCTCTATTGGCCATACACAGGTGTACAGCAACAGTTTTTCTATTTCTGCTTCAGTGCCGGTATTTTCTGCAGGAACCTTGCAGTTGCTACCCTACAGCAAAAAACTTGCTGAAGTAGTGGTGAGCTCAAAGAAAAATTTTGTTGAAAGAAAAATAGACAAAACCATTATTAATCCCGATGCCATGATTTCCAATACAGGCGCATCGGCAATGGAAGTATTGGAAAAATCACCCGGCGTAACCGTAGATAAAGAGGGCAACATCAGCCTTAAAGGAAAACAAGGCGTAATGGTAATGCTTGATGGTAAACCTTCTTATATGAATGCCGCCGACCTTGCCAATTACCTCCGTGGCCTTTCCTCAACCGTTGTGGACCAAATTGAAATAATGACCAACCCTTCGGCAAAATATGATGCAGCCGGCAATTCGGGCATCATAAATATTAAAACCAAAAAAACAAGGCAGGTAGGTTTTAATGGCAATGCCAGCGCTTCTTATGGCCAGGGAAAATACCAGCGCAGCAACAACAGCTTAAATTTAAATTACCGTAAAAATAAAGTGAATATTTTTTCCTCGCTTAGCGGAAACTTCAGGAAAGATTACCAGCAACTGGAAATTTACCGCAGGTACATGGACGATTCAAAAGCCACAGAAGCCATCTTTGAACAAAATTCTTACGAAAAGAAAAAACGCCAAAACTATTTTGGTAAAATAGGCATGGATTATTTTGCCGGCAAAAATACAACCCTGGGTTTTGTTTTTAAATCGGGTTACAACAAAGGCAACAACAACCCTACGAATTTGAATTACCTCAAAAACCCTGCAGGCATTGTAGATTCTATTGTTTCTGCCTATGGTAGCGAAAAAAGCATTTGGAAAGACAATGGCATCAACCTTAATTTACGCCAGCAGATTGATTCTTTGGGTAAAGAACTTACTGCCGACCTTGATTATATCCACTATAACTCTACCAAAGACCAGGTTTTTGATAACCGTATTTTAAATGCCGACCAAACCTTAAAAAGTAAAGAATTGCTCATTGGCGACCTGCCATCGGACATTACGATCTACTCTGCCAAAACAGATTATGTGCATCCTTTTAAGAATGGTTTAAAAATGGAAGCCGGTTTAAAATTCAGCAATGTAAAAACCGATAATTATGCGGGCTATTTTAATGTAATTGGCGAAGTTAAAACCATTGATTACGATAAAACAAACCGCTTTAAGTATAATGAAAACATTGGCGCTGCTTATGTAAACTTTAGCCGCAACATTAAAAAATGGGGTATACAAGCCGGCTTAAGGTTAGAGCGTTCCAATTACAGCGGCCACCAATTTGGCAATCCGCAAAAAACCGATTCTAGTTTTGCAAAAACATATACCAGCGCTTTTCCTACCGTTTACCTAAGCTACGATGCTAATGATAAAAACAGTTTTGGTTTATCTTATGGCCGCCGCATCAACAGGCCAAGTTATGAAGACCTGAACCCTTTTATGTTTTTTATAGATAAATATACTTACGGCCAGGGAAACCCTTTCCTAAAACCCATGTTCAGCAACAATTTTGAAGCTTCGCATACCTATAATAAATGGCTTACTACCACTTTAAATTACAGCCTTACAACAGATATGCAGGCAGAGTATTTTGAAAGAGAAGGTTTGGCAACGGTAATCCGCACTCAGAATTATGGAAAAATGCACAATGTAAATTTATCGTTTAATGCACAGTTACAGCCAGCAAAATGGTGGAGCACTATGGTTTATGCCGAAGGCAGGTACCAAAATTATATCGGTTTGTTTAACGGCTATAATGTAAACCTCAAGGCAGCAAATATTGCCGTAAATATGAACAACCAGTTTACGATAAATAAAAAATGGAGTGCCGAATTATCAGGTTTTTACCTGAACAGGGAGTCCGAAGGCCAGATAATAATTAAACAACTGGGCCAAATTAATATTGGCGTGCAAAAGAAAGTTTTGAAAGATAAGGCTACACTCAAGTTTGCCGTATCAGACCTTTTAAAAACCATGAACGCAAAAGGGTACATTGATTTTAAAGGTACTTATGCCAGTTTTTCACAGCATAGAGATTCAAGAATTGCAACCCTTACTTTTAGTTATCGGTTTGGTAAACCCATTAAAGGGTTAAAAACCCGTAAATCAGGCGGCGCAGCCGATGAACAAAACAGGGTAAAAGGAGCTAATTAA